A stretch of the Nitratifractor salsuginis DSM 16511 genome encodes the following:
- a CDS encoding DMT family transporter, with the protein MLSRRLTGHLFTFITVAIWSVAFVGNKVLLAYLTPIEIMLYRFTLAWGLLLILYPKDLLPRSLRDEAYFFLLGFLGIFVYFLLENFALRYTQASNVGLYMGAIPILTALLAHFLIRGERFRPALLLGFLIAVTGMGLILFTERHFTLRLRGDLLALAGAATFALYSVALKRAPEGYHFLQIARKSFFYGIGLMLLYLLLTGEATHIQALREPTVWGNLIFLGFFSSGLAFVLWQQGIERIDPVAAGNYIYLVPLLTALTGVFVLSEEITAAMLLGGALILGGLYVAQRGSKAAE; encoded by the coding sequence GTGCTCTCCCGACGCCTCACCGGACATCTCTTTACGTTCATCACCGTCGCCATCTGGAGCGTCGCCTTCGTCGGCAACAAAGTCCTGCTCGCCTACCTCACCCCCATCGAAATTATGCTCTACCGTTTCACGCTCGCCTGGGGCCTGCTGCTGATCCTCTACCCCAAAGATCTCCTGCCACGCTCTCTTCGTGACGAAGCTTATTTCTTTCTCCTGGGATTTCTGGGGATTTTCGTCTATTTCCTGCTGGAGAACTTCGCCCTGCGCTACACCCAGGCCAGCAACGTCGGGCTCTATATGGGGGCCATCCCCATCCTCACCGCCCTGCTGGCGCATTTTCTCATCCGCGGAGAACGCTTCCGTCCGGCGCTGCTGCTTGGCTTCCTCATCGCCGTGACAGGGATGGGGCTGATCCTCTTTACCGAGCGGCACTTCACCCTGAGATTACGGGGGGATCTGCTGGCCCTGGCCGGCGCGGCCACTTTCGCCCTCTACTCCGTTGCCCTCAAGCGCGCGCCCGAGGGCTATCACTTCCTGCAGATCGCCCGCAAAAGCTTTTTCTATGGCATCGGGCTGATGCTGCTCTATCTGCTCCTCACCGGCGAAGCGACCCATATCCAGGCGCTCAGAGAGCCGACCGTCTGGGGTAACCTGATCTTTCTGGGGTTCTTCTCCTCCGGCCTCGCCTTCGTGCTGTGGCAGCAGGGCATCGAACGCATCGACCCCGTCGCCGCAGGAAACTACATCTACCTCGTCCCGCTGCTCACCGCGCTCACCGGCGTGTTCGTCCTCTCCGAAGAGATCACGGCCGCGATGCTCCTGGGCGGAGCCCTGATCCTCGGCGGGCTCTATGTGGCCCAGCGGGGAAGTAAAGCAGCCGAATAG
- a CDS encoding immunoglobulin-like domain-containing protein: MYLHIPAVIKRFPIIILSILSLLLLTGCGGGSGTGDPPDTTKPVITLHGPNPQIIPLGGTYTELGAEAYDDRDGNITAKIRIDASAVNTAAEGNYTVTYDVSDAAGNAADTVRRTVSVIAPPNRAPTADAGEDQTVTEGEPVTLDASKSTDSDGRIVSYRWTEGNTTLSTKSRFTKSDFTVGTHTVTLTVTDDDGAMDSDTVVVKVTTAPDTTKPVITLHGPNPQIIPLGGTYTELGAEAYDNRDGNITAKIRIDASAVNTSAEGNYTVTYDVSDAAGNAADEVIRTVNVVQKAITVLPAFPEAEGFGAISKGGRGGRIIEVTNTNDSGKGSLRAAIEANGSRIVIFRVSGYIDLKKPIRLTNSNITIAGQTAPGDGICLRMKPGNPKGIQGLIYVPNSADGLHDVVIRYLKFRQGWSLSYKGNPNDKLRTRPLNIYFREGHNVIIDHVSSQWTRDNLLTISLSSQARESDAMYNFSVQNSLFGESEEGHSTGMNIQGGSATTCSYTGKWVKNISIHRNLFTGSDHRNPRVSTNGVKVINNVIYNWGNRAGSTTRDVVVDFINNYYKAGPMTTDDITYQRVWHEPWKKSCTNVSDGSIYMSGNIMIPHYNPPSNPYAFYLERTEDENSKLVNLSDRYKRFDALKQAMFPVKILNIQDTYNVVLADVGCNARLNEKGEFVSNIDDVDLRMINNVKDSTGFDHAVNEEDWENGNVSFPAMSPGTLYADSDGDGMADVWEYMKFGNLSVAQYDDNNKTDYDGDGYYDLDEFLNGSDPLVPYIN, from the coding sequence ATGTATCTTCATATTCCTGCAGTGATAAAAAGATTCCCGATTATCATCCTATCGATCCTGAGCCTTCTTCTGCTGACTGGCTGTGGCGGCGGTTCCGGAACAGGCGATCCTCCCGATACCACCAAACCGGTCATAACCCTCCACGGTCCCAATCCCCAGATCATCCCGCTTGGCGGAACCTACACGGAACTCGGAGCGGAAGCCTATGATGACCGAGACGGCAATATCACGGCAAAGATCCGTATCGATGCCTCAGCCGTCAACACCGCAGCGGAGGGAAACTATACCGTCACCTATGATGTAAGTGATGCGGCAGGCAATGCTGCCGATACCGTAAGAAGAACGGTAAGCGTAATCGCACCACCCAACCGGGCACCCACAGCCGATGCCGGAGAGGATCAAACGGTCACCGAAGGGGAACCGGTGACACTGGATGCCTCCAAGAGTACCGACAGCGACGGCCGCATTGTAAGCTACCGGTGGACGGAAGGCAACACCACCTTGAGCACAAAGAGCCGCTTCACCAAATCCGACTTTACTGTGGGCACCCACACCGTCACCTTGACCGTGACGGATGATGACGGAGCGATGGATAGTGACACAGTCGTTGTGAAAGTAACAACTGCACCCGATACCACCAAACCGGTCATAACCCTCCACGGTCCCAATCCCCAGATCATCCCCCTTGGCGGAACCTACACGGAACTCGGAGCGGAAGCCTATGATAACCGAGACGGCAATATCACGGCAAAGATCCGTATCGATGCCTCAGCCGTCAACACGTCGGCAGAGGGAAACTATACCGTCACCTATGATGTAAGTGATGCGGCAGGCAATGCTGCTGATGAAGTGATACGAACGGTGAATGTTGTCCAAAAAGCCATCACGGTGCTACCGGCATTCCCCGAAGCAGAAGGGTTTGGAGCGATTTCCAAAGGAGGCAGAGGCGGAAGAATCATAGAAGTCACCAATACGAATGACAGTGGCAAAGGAAGTTTACGAGCAGCTATAGAAGCCAATGGCAGCAGAATAGTTATCTTTCGTGTCAGTGGGTATATCGATCTGAAAAAGCCCATCAGGTTAACTAACTCCAATATAACCATAGCAGGACAAACTGCACCCGGTGATGGCATTTGCCTACGTATGAAGCCCGGTAATCCTAAAGGCATACAAGGTTTAATCTATGTGCCAAACAGTGCCGATGGATTACATGATGTTGTCATACGATATTTAAAATTTAGACAAGGATGGTCTCTTTCATACAAAGGAAATCCAAACGATAAACTTCGAACTCGCCCACTTAATATTTATTTTAGAGAAGGACACAATGTAATAATCGATCATGTTTCATCTCAGTGGACACGGGACAACTTGCTTACCATTTCATTGAGCAGTCAAGCACGAGAGAGTGATGCCATGTATAATTTTTCAGTGCAAAACAGCCTGTTTGGAGAATCTGAAGAGGGGCATTCAACCGGTATGAATATTCAAGGAGGAAGTGCTACGACTTGCTCCTATACAGGGAAATGGGTTAAAAATATTTCAATACACAGAAATCTCTTTACGGGTTCAGATCACCGAAATCCACGCGTAAGTACCAATGGGGTTAAAGTGATTAATAATGTAATTTACAATTGGGGGAATAGAGCAGGCTCTACAACAAGAGATGTAGTAGTTGACTTCATTAACAATTACTACAAAGCCGGTCCTATGACAACAGATGATATCACATATCAAAGAGTCTGGCATGAACCATGGAAGAAGAGTTGTACCAATGTAAGCGATGGTTCAATATATATGTCTGGGAATATTATGATCCCCCACTATAATCCGCCTTCAAATCCTTATGCATTCTATTTAGAAAGAACAGAGGATGAAAATTCAAAATTGGTAAATTTAAGTGATAGGTATAAGCGATTTGATGCATTAAAACAAGCGATGTTCCCAGTTAAAATTTTGAATATTCAAGATACTTATAATGTTGTTCTTGCCGATGTAGGATGCAATGCACGATTGAATGAGAAAGGTGAATTTGTAAGCAATATTGATGATGTTGATTTGAGAATGATCAATAATGTTAAAGATAGTACAGGATTTGATCATGCGGTAAATGAAGAGGATTGGGAAAATGGTAATGTAAGTTTTCCTGCCATGTCTCCCGGTACATTATATGCAGATTCAGATGGTGACGGTATGGCTGATGTATGGGAATATATGAAGTTTGGCAATTTATCCGTTGCTCAATATGATGATAACAATAAAACAGATTATGATGGTGATGGATACTATGATTTGGATGAATTCTTGAACGGAAGTGATCCACTTGTGCCTTACATTAATTGA
- a CDS encoding ABC transporter ATP-binding protein encodes MSEPLLEVRNVTMKFGGVTAIDNLSFTVDRGEIYGLIGPNGAGKTTIFNIITGNYFPTEGSIIFDGEDITGTKPHKVVEKGIARTFQNIRLFKSMTVLENVLIGFHDQIRYNYFEAILRLPRYHIYEKRIRAEAMGLLEEFGIAEFADYNATALSYGNQRKVEIARALATKPKLLLLDEPAAGMNPKETADLSDIIHKIKKDYDLTVLLIEHDMKFVNAMCDEVTVLDYGEKIFEGKPADAIVDPRVVTAYLGEFTNA; translated from the coding sequence ATGAGTGAGCCCCTACTCGAAGTCCGCAACGTCACCATGAAGTTCGGCGGAGTCACCGCCATCGACAATCTCTCTTTCACCGTCGACCGGGGGGAGATCTACGGACTCATCGGCCCCAACGGAGCGGGAAAGACCACTATCTTCAACATCATCACCGGCAACTACTTCCCCACCGAAGGGAGCATCATCTTCGACGGAGAGGACATCACCGGGACCAAACCCCACAAAGTGGTCGAAAAAGGGATCGCCCGGACTTTCCAGAATATCCGGCTCTTCAAGAGTATGACGGTCCTGGAAAACGTCCTGATCGGCTTCCACGATCAAATCCGCTACAACTATTTCGAGGCGATCCTGCGCCTGCCCCGCTACCACATCTATGAAAAGCGTATCCGCGCCGAAGCGATGGGCCTGCTCGAAGAGTTCGGGATCGCCGAGTTCGCCGACTACAACGCCACAGCGCTGAGCTACGGCAACCAGCGCAAAGTGGAGATCGCCCGCGCCCTGGCCACCAAACCCAAGCTCCTGCTGCTCGACGAGCCCGCCGCGGGGATGAACCCCAAAGAGACTGCCGATCTCTCCGACATCATCCACAAGATCAAAAAGGATTACGATTTGACGGTGCTCCTGATCGAACACGATATGAAGTTCGTCAATGCGATGTGTGACGAAGTCACGGTCCTCGACTACGGGGAGAAGATCTTCGAAGGCAAGCCCGCCGACGCCATTGTCGATCCGAGAGTGGTCACAGCCTATCTAGGAGAGTTCACCAATGCTTGA
- a CDS encoding immunoglobulin-like domain-containing protein translates to MYLHIPAVIKRFPIIILSILSLLLLTGCGGGSGTGDPPDTTKPVITLHGPNPQIIPLDGTYTELGAEAYDDRDGNITAKIRIDASAVNTAAEGNYTVTYDVSDAAGNAADTVRRTVNVTVPPNRAPTADAGEDQTVTEGEPVTLDASKSTDSDGRIVSYRWTEGNTTLSTKSRFTKSDFTVGTHTVTLTVTDDDGASASDGVLITVNKKVLTYTLIYRAGPNGSLVGETRQTVDQNADGSEVTALPDNGYHFLKWSDGSTQNPRVDTKVQADLDVTAQFAPNEVKKTVIGPRPIAPTPLSRATLIASPDGSGDACTLQTPCSLHAALSRLNSEGGVLFLRGGIYPIPHAISISKKGTFDHPVIVESYPNERAILKGPFESIDYFREHLDERDRGVNIRGDYIRFRSIDVVNTGYEAIVVSGSHNIVEGCRVHDNHLSGIVVYGGKWHENDPGYTIPYPRGYNVIRDNYIYANSDEGTRANGGNADGISVSSGRYNIITHNRVYDSSDDGIDAWRSNYSYIAYNLSYNNGKADGDGNGFKGGGNCKRDDNGNCTGPNFEAGNGRKATFKNNISYGNRADGFDFNSGIDVIFAYNTAYHNGRDGFVGSYDARTKIHHNIAAANRNPMRSQWGVPDNEHNSWNIGGDVTFESEDPNASNFLVPVEDAFKRIGAYADADVDLSQKFYGVTLDSIQTMDKTIEALETLPKRVVSRVVFDEVPASDYEEAIQRLTPYTDIMGELCDSEYLKDYSVDEYKSRVDEYLDAFGDQVAIWEIGNEVNGGWTYDHDTQTRDDVAQKTIYAYNQAKSRGYKTALTLYYNDYSENDGCYDDPSEKMREWAQEMLPQYLREGIDYLFVSYYEENCDGHKPTIEEWNQVFDDLGTLFPNAKLGFGEVGATQGDKAGYLTRYYMLPITHERFVGGFFWWYFLKDMVPSYKALHTALSDIIKGEVKKYPKDTTLVDGDLMHTGYELDESIARPGYKNSVHEGGAFDTTITQVTHATGNDDVSPVHHYPKDPVWNADSSLMLLQADKLLVDARTYDPIHTFDSSSKKRLSRLNRRFRYGIGWVSSHHYGIVKENLRSGEETLLYEIPGTYDRITIGEYEGNMDYNDTYMLLTAHVQGRADDTPTFILYNFKTNSSVIKDFDGTNGTKVLHMTSDRVENRLNWATVSPLGRYVLVYHYAGLKEGKDGSHSTDWYKKIDKYDMNLNFIETLAYKGNHGDVCVSQDLDKEFYVQFENEGVGADGMYQNSGQKGIWQYDLETKERTMIVLNHGGGHVSCQNYKRPGWAYITYKSSQLNDRDIFAIMLGDDGVDIHNNRIVNRFAKARFMAEHNSGYGYSDRSAHATPSPDGTKVIFKSNWKEGEPLDDFVAFKAH, encoded by the coding sequence ATGTATCTTCATATTCCTGCAGTGATAAAAAGATTCCCGATTATCATCCTTTCGATCCTGAGCCTTCTTCTACTGACCGGCTGTGGCGGCGGTTCCGGAACAGGCGATCCTCCCGATACCACCAAACCGGTCATAACCCTCCACGGCCCCAATCCCCAGATCATCCCTCTTGACGGAACCTACACGGAACTCGGTGCCGAAGCCTATGATGACCGAGACGGCAATATCACGGCAAAGATCCGTATCGATGCCTCAGCCGTCAACACCGCAGCGGAGGGAAACTATACCGTCACCTATGATGTAAGTGATGCGGCAGGCAATGCCGCCGATACCGTAAGAAGAACGGTGAATGTAACCGTACCCCCCAACCGGGCACCCACGGCCGATGCCGGAGAGGATCAAACGGTCACCGAAGGGGAACCGGTGACACTGGATGCCTCCAAGAGTACCGACAGCGACGGCCGCATTGTAAGCTACCGGTGGACGGAAGGCAACACCACCTTGAGCACAAAGAGCCGCTTCACCAAATCCGACTTTACTGTGGGCACCCACACCGTCACCTTGACCGTGACGGATGATGACGGAGCGAGTGCAAGCGACGGGGTCCTAATCACGGTCAATAAAAAAGTGCTGACCTATACGCTAATCTACAGGGCAGGCCCGAACGGATCGCTCGTGGGAGAAACCCGTCAAACGGTCGATCAAAATGCCGACGGATCGGAAGTGACAGCCCTGCCGGACAACGGATATCATTTTCTCAAATGGAGCGACGGCTCTACCCAAAACCCGAGAGTCGATACCAAGGTACAGGCAGATCTGGATGTGACCGCACAATTCGCGCCCAATGAAGTCAAAAAAACCGTCATAGGTCCACGACCGATCGCCCCGACCCCGCTCTCCCGGGCCACACTGATCGCTTCACCGGACGGCAGCGGTGATGCGTGTACCCTCCAAACACCCTGCAGCCTTCACGCCGCGCTATCCCGGCTCAACTCGGAGGGAGGCGTGCTCTTTTTACGTGGAGGGATCTACCCGATTCCCCACGCGATAAGTATTAGCAAAAAAGGAACATTCGATCACCCCGTTATCGTAGAATCCTATCCAAACGAGCGTGCCATACTCAAAGGGCCCTTCGAATCCATCGACTATTTTCGAGAGCACCTCGATGAACGGGATCGGGGCGTAAACATACGAGGCGACTATATAAGATTCCGATCGATCGATGTGGTCAATACCGGCTATGAAGCCATTGTCGTCTCCGGCAGCCACAACATCGTCGAAGGGTGCAGAGTCCACGACAATCACCTGAGCGGTATCGTCGTCTACGGCGGCAAGTGGCACGAAAATGACCCCGGATACACCATCCCCTATCCGCGAGGATACAATGTCATCCGGGACAATTACATCTATGCAAATTCCGACGAAGGGACTCGGGCAAACGGCGGTAACGCTGACGGGATTTCCGTCTCTTCGGGAAGATACAACATCATCACGCACAACCGCGTTTATGACAGTTCGGATGACGGGATCGATGCCTGGCGTTCGAACTATTCTTACATAGCATATAATCTTTCATACAACAACGGCAAGGCAGATGGAGACGGCAACGGCTTTAAAGGGGGAGGAAACTGCAAACGGGATGACAACGGCAACTGCACCGGCCCCAATTTCGAAGCGGGCAACGGCCGAAAAGCGACCTTCAAAAACAATATTTCCTACGGCAACCGCGCGGACGGTTTTGACTTCAACTCCGGTATCGATGTGATCTTCGCCTACAATACCGCCTACCATAACGGTCGTGACGGTTTTGTGGGCAGCTATGATGCACGTACGAAGATCCATCACAATATCGCAGCCGCCAACCGAAACCCCATGCGAAGTCAATGGGGAGTCCCCGACAATGAGCATAATTCCTGGAATATTGGCGGTGACGTCACCTTTGAAAGTGAAGATCCCAATGCGTCAAACTTCCTGGTGCCTGTCGAGGATGCTTTCAAGCGCATTGGGGCGTATGCCGATGCAGACGTCGATCTTTCCCAAAAATTCTACGGCGTGACTCTCGATAGTATCCAGACAATGGACAAAACGATCGAGGCATTGGAGACACTCCCCAAACGCGTCGTAAGCAGAGTCGTTTTCGATGAAGTCCCCGCTTCGGATTATGAGGAAGCCATACAGAGGCTGACACCCTATACCGACATTATGGGTGAGCTGTGTGACTCCGAGTACTTGAAAGACTACTCTGTCGACGAATACAAAAGCAGGGTCGACGAATACCTTGACGCCTTCGGAGATCAGGTAGCGATATGGGAGATCGGCAATGAAGTCAACGGGGGGTGGACATACGATCACGATACCCAAACGAGAGACGACGTCGCACAAAAGACGATCTATGCCTACAACCAGGCAAAAAGCAGAGGCTACAAAACGGCTTTGACCCTCTACTACAACGACTATAGTGAAAATGACGGCTGCTATGATGATCCGTCGGAGAAGATGAGGGAGTGGGCGCAGGAGATGCTGCCGCAATATCTAAGAGAGGGGATCGATTATCTCTTCGTAAGTTATTATGAAGAAAATTGCGACGGGCACAAGCCGACGATCGAGGAGTGGAATCAAGTGTTTGATGATCTGGGAACACTCTTCCCGAATGCCAAACTCGGTTTTGGCGAAGTCGGTGCCACCCAAGGGGATAAAGCCGGATATTTAACCCGATACTACATGCTCCCGATCACACACGAAAGATTTGTCGGCGGATTTTTCTGGTGGTATTTCCTCAAAGATATGGTCCCCTCCTACAAAGCACTGCATACGGCACTCTCGGATATCATAAAAGGAGAGGTCAAAAAATACCCCAAAGATACGACCCTGGTCGACGGCGATCTGATGCATACCGGATATGAGTTGGATGAGAGTATTGCAAGACCCGGATACAAAAACTCCGTCCACGAAGGGGGAGCGTTCGATACGACGATCACCCAGGTCACCCACGCCACCGGGAATGACGATGTGAGTCCCGTTCACCATTACCCCAAAGATCCCGTATGGAACGCCGATAGCTCTTTGATGCTGTTGCAAGCCGACAAACTGCTGGTCGATGCCCGTACCTATGATCCGATCCATACCTTTGACAGCTCTTCCAAAAAGCGCTTGTCCCGTCTGAACAGGCGCTTCCGCTACGGCATAGGCTGGGTCTCGTCCCATCACTACGGCATCGTCAAAGAGAATCTGCGCAGCGGGGAAGAGACGCTTCTGTACGAGATACCGGGTACTTACGACCGGATTACGATCGGCGAGTACGAGGGCAATATGGATTACAACGATACCTATATGCTGCTTACGGCCCACGTGCAGGGTAGAGCGGACGATACCCCGACCTTCATCCTCTACAATTTCAAAACCAACAGCAGCGTCATAAAAGATTTCGACGGCACAAACGGAACGAAAGTGCTGCATATGACATCGGATCGGGTGGAAAACCGCCTGAACTGGGCGACCGTGTCTCCGCTGGGGCGCTATGTGCTCGTTTACCATTACGCCGGGCTCAAAGAGGGCAAGGACGGTTCACACAGCACCGACTGGTATAAAAAGATCGACAAATACGATATGAACCTCAATTTTATTGAAACTCTGGCATACAAGGGCAATCACGGCGATGTCTGCGTCTCCCAGGATCTGGACAAAGAGTTTTATGTGCAGTTTGAAAACGAAGGGGTCGGTGCCGACGGTATGTATCAAAACAGCGGCCAAAAAGGGATCTGGCAATACGACCTGGAGACAAAAGAGCGAACGATGATCGTTCTAAACCACGGCGGCGGGCACGTCTCCTGCCAAAACTACAAGCGCCCGGGCTGGGCCTATATCACCTACAAATCCTCGCAATTAAACGATAGAGATATCTTCGCGATTATGCTCGGAGACGATGGCGTCGATATCCACAACAACAGGATCGTCAACCGCTTCGCCAAAGCCAGGTTCATGGCGGAGCACAATTCCGGATACGGCTATAGCGATCGGAGCGCACACGCCACCCCCTCCCCCGATGGGACCAAAGTGATCTTCAAATCCAATTGGAAAGAGGGAGAACCCCTGGATGATTTTGTGGCGTTCAAAGCGCATTGA
- a CDS encoding ribonuclease T2 family protein: MRYLFRTVLILAGVLLSISSLEARYQAHSTASCPAWNDLAHHRNRGSLNLEPGKSYNVLRRHKGQYLIKLEAPFPTQRWVDEKCLSRDAKPGIHTGSSEKAYTQSSLHSLLVMSWHNSFCETHPNRKECRPRNNRAANHLVLHGLWPQPRNRAYCAVPERLKMLDKRHQWRALSAIDYPPRLRQLMERYFPGALSGLDRHEWVKHGSCYGKDPVNYFNDALSLTAQVDRSMVGEYLRANIGQRVRLSTLRRLFARSFGPGNGPKLAMNCRNGLLSELSISLRGKGDKLPELLKGAPALHSRCVEGIVDGPGLFHRH, from the coding sequence ATGCGATACCTATTCCGAACCGTCCTCATCCTGGCAGGGGTCCTGCTAAGTATCAGCTCCCTGGAAGCCCGCTATCAGGCCCACTCCACCGCCTCCTGCCCCGCCTGGAACGATCTGGCCCATCACCGCAATCGCGGCAGCCTCAATCTGGAGCCGGGCAAAAGCTATAATGTCCTTCGCCGTCACAAGGGCCAATACCTCATCAAACTCGAAGCACCCTTCCCCACTCAGCGCTGGGTCGACGAGAAATGCCTGAGCCGGGATGCAAAGCCTGGCATCCATACCGGCTCTTCAGAGAAGGCCTACACCCAAAGCTCTCTTCATTCCCTCCTGGTAATGAGCTGGCACAACAGCTTCTGTGAAACCCACCCCAACCGCAAAGAGTGCCGGCCACGCAATAATCGTGCCGCCAATCACCTGGTCCTCCACGGCCTCTGGCCCCAACCCAGAAACCGGGCCTACTGCGCCGTCCCCGAGCGCCTCAAAATGCTCGACAAACGGCATCAGTGGAGGGCGCTGTCCGCCATCGACTATCCTCCCCGGCTTCGGCAGCTGATGGAGCGTTACTTCCCCGGAGCCCTCTCGGGCCTGGACCGGCACGAATGGGTCAAGCACGGCAGCTGTTACGGTAAAGATCCCGTCAACTATTTCAATGATGCCCTGAGCCTCACCGCCCAGGTCGACCGCTCGATGGTCGGGGAGTATCTGCGGGCCAATATCGGGCAGCGGGTCCGGCTGAGCACCCTGCGCCGACTTTTCGCCAGGAGCTTCGGCCCCGGCAATGGCCCCAAACTGGCGATGAACTGCCGCAACGGCCTGCTGAGCGAACTCTCGATTAGCCTCCGGGGCAAAGGGGACAAGCTCCCCGAGCTTCTCAAAGGCGCCCCCGCCCTTCACAGCCGATGCGTCGAGGGGATCGTCGACGGGCCGGGCCTTTTCCACCGGCACTAA
- a CDS encoding alpha/beta hydrolase family protein — translation MKRLMIFLWAATMGLFAAEVLTLKTPDGYRLKGWLSPPERGSAPYPLALFAHEYGSDHRMWKELSAQMRRRGYATLEVDLRGHGLSDMRKGKKRRIHAGHGHFGEDAGRIGFARIPEDLAAWMERMDERKDIDIEEPVFFGSSLGGGAVIPLMLDYEPKAVVTLSPASPKNFDPKKVTEAVRESVSPWLIVSSKGDFARKTAERYAAKAQMATLILVPGQGHGSYTLPLAEGYIRVFLDRYLK, via the coding sequence ATGAAACGATTGATGATCTTTCTTTGGGCGGCGACTATGGGGCTCTTTGCCGCGGAGGTTCTGACCCTGAAAACCCCCGACGGGTATCGGCTCAAGGGGTGGCTGAGCCCGCCTGAGCGGGGAAGCGCTCCCTATCCTCTGGCGCTTTTCGCCCACGAGTACGGATCGGACCACCGGATGTGGAAAGAGCTCTCGGCGCAGATGCGCCGTCGGGGCTATGCCACGCTGGAGGTGGACCTGCGGGGCCACGGCCTCTCCGATATGCGCAAAGGGAAAAAACGCCGCATCCACGCAGGACACGGCCACTTCGGGGAGGATGCCGGGCGGATCGGCTTCGCCCGGATCCCCGAAGATCTCGCCGCCTGGATGGAGCGAATGGACGAGCGCAAGGATATCGATATAGAGGAGCCGGTCTTTTTCGGCTCGTCGCTGGGGGGTGGGGCGGTGATCCCGTTGATGCTCGACTACGAGCCCAAAGCGGTCGTGACCCTTTCGCCCGCTTCACCCAAAAACTTCGATCCCAAAAAGGTGACTGAGGCGGTCCGGGAGAGCGTTTCGCCGTGGCTCATCGTCAGCTCCAAGGGGGATTTCGCCCGGAAAACGGCAGAGCGCTACGCCGCCAAAGCCCAGATGGCGACCCTGATCCTCGTGCCGGGGCAGGGGCACGGCTCCTATACTCTCCCTTTGGCCGAGGGGTATATCCGGGTCTTTTTGGACCGTTATCTGAAGTAA
- a CDS encoding ABC transporter ATP-binding protein, producing the protein MLDIKNLQVYYGVIAAVRGIDMHIDRNHIVTLIGSNGAGKTSTLSAIVNAVKKSGEVLFDGKDISKMPTHRIVREGIALVPEGRRVFINLTVDENLRMGAFNNTENFERLRTEMYERFPRLKSKVDQKAGTLSGGEQQMLAIARALMSEPRMLMLDEPSLGLAPKIVGEVFEIITELKERITILLVEQNAFAALKIADYGYVLENGSISLKGPASQLLGNDEVRQKYLGG; encoded by the coding sequence ATGCTTGATATCAAAAACCTCCAAGTCTATTACGGAGTCATCGCGGCGGTCCGGGGAATCGATATGCACATCGACCGCAACCACATCGTCACCCTCATCGGCTCCAACGGTGCCGGAAAGACTTCGACCCTGAGCGCCATCGTCAATGCGGTCAAAAAGAGCGGAGAGGTCCTCTTCGACGGCAAGGATATCAGCAAAATGCCCACCCACCGGATCGTCCGAGAGGGAATCGCCCTCGTCCCGGAGGGGCGCCGGGTCTTCATCAACCTCACCGTCGATGAGAACCTGCGGATGGGGGCCTTTAACAACACGGAGAATTTCGAGCGGCTCCGCACCGAGATGTACGAGCGTTTTCCCCGCCTCAAGAGCAAGGTGGATCAAAAGGCAGGGACCCTCAGCGGCGGGGAACAGCAGATGCTGGCCATCGCCCGGGCCCTGATGAGTGAACCGAGGATGTTGATGCTCGACGAGCCCAGCCTCGGCCTCGCCCCCAAAATCGTGGGGGAAGTCTTCGAAATCATCACCGAGCTCAAAGAGAGGATCACCATTCTCCTCGTCGAGCAGAACGCCTTCGCCGCACTTAAGATCGCCGACTACGGCTATGTCCTCGAAAACGGCAGCATCTCCCTCAAAGGCCCCGCTTCCCAACTCCTGGGCAACGACGAAGTCCGCCAAAAGTATCTCGGCGGCTGA